The following is a genomic window from Malus sylvestris chromosome 7, drMalSylv7.2, whole genome shotgun sequence.
ggtggtatctgtaactggtggagatgcacaaggtaatgtatcaatttcacttgaagcttacttgtagtttcaggcttggtcaagcgcgatacaaaccatgtagtaggagtcccccaagtcgccgggctaggggatctgctgaaagaggtgacagacaaggtaagcaatcagagctccggctgattgttcacattctccctatcttgcaggcagcatgaaggataaagagaagaaaaatgagaagagatgatatgggatacttttgcttttgaagaagtaactttccacaggcttattcttgaaccgggctggagggttttctggtttcctccagagtataaggccgactgaagaatttgagggtcaaaacaagtccatcaaatctagagtacgttcgaccctgctgatatgggatacttttgcttttgacagagtagtggatgtatcggcacgtgtgctgttacgcttgtctccacatgcttccttgtatccttctcacttgccctatctgttcctcaggcagatgcggtatcttccctggaagcataagatgttgaagatgagtactcgagagcaatgccaggtaagtaatcaagtaaggggttccaggcagtcagttcctggctggaagcttgattccaagtgctgactgattgctctctttctccttgtcttgcaggtaagaacaaggccaaaggaaaagacagggaaaaagcatgatatgggatactcttgcttttaaccctgatgatatgagatattcttgctctagtatagcttgtttacagaggtattatcggggggaaagaaagctgaatatttcgaaaggcttcgttgggagtgccctctcagataagagaaagggttgagcatttttacaggtctgcctgtccgttagggatggaggtcgacatatataggagtctccctaacatcaagtaataatgctattcctttaccctgcttggtcatagcacggtagtggaagctgccagcttcacatgttttaactctgtcagagcactttgaaaaagtggtatgtggtatctggaaagctgatgttgcgtgtgaagattacagacaagctttatcaaaggagatccaactcttgaagttgggaaagtggtgcctcttcggtttttgaacaagcaatcctgacggggatctggctctcgagattcggagaacgatgtctcttcgatttttgagaaagcaatcctactgggggtctagctctcgagattcggagagcggtgtctcttcgatttttgagaaagtaatcatgttgggagtctggctctcgagattcggagggcggtgcctcttcgattttagagcaagcaatcttgttgggagtgttttctcgaatgtgagtaaaggttgggcatgtttgctagtctaccttgccacgaagcacaaaggttgacacacagggactttccaattatccagcagtggtactgttcctttaccctctcttcgatttttgagaaagtaatcatgttgggagtctggctctcgagattcggagggcggtgcctcttcgattttggagcaagcaatcttgttaggagtgttttctcgaatgtgagtaaaggttgggcatgtttgctagtctaccttgccacgacgcacaaaggttgacacacagagactttccaattatccagcagtggtactattcatttaccctctcttcgatttttgagaaagtaatcatgttgggagtctggctctcgagattcggagggcggtgcctcttcgattttggagcaagcaatcctgttgggagtgttttctcgaatatgagtaaaggttgggcatgtttgctagtctaccttgccacgaaacacagaggttgacacacagggactttccaattattcagcagtggtactgttcctttaccctctcttcgatttttgagaaagtaatcatgttgggagtctggctctcgagattcggagggcggtgcctcttcgattttggagcaagcaatcttgttgggagtgttttctcgaatgtgagtaaaggttgggcatgtttgctagtctaccttgccacgaagcacaaaggttgacacacagggactttccaattatccagcagtggtactgttcctttaccctctcttcgatttttgagaaagtaatcatgttgggagtctggctctcgagattcggagggcggtgcctcttcgattttagagcaagcaatcctgttgggagtgttttctcgaatgtgagtaaaggttgggcatgtttgctagtctaccttgccacgaagcacagaggttgacacaccgagactttccaattatccagcagtggtaccgttcctttacccttgtgggtaataatatggtagctagaccttcaaaatttatgtgtctaaactttgttagtgttgtttctttgcaattcttttacccttcttggtcagagcgatgtagcgggagctgcaagcttcacgtgtctcaactttgttagagaactttggcaaagttatctgtggtacccatgagttactgttgcgtgtgggaagtgagtgattgaacagtacgattcatgtgctttctacttcgccagaaatcttcgacagaatgcccataatttccgcaaagctaagtgtgcgtgtgacaggtgctgacaaggctggaaaagtaggtgcctcttcgatttctgagattggccctcgtggtctcttagcagcccagcttttgagaaagcaagcctcttcgatttctgagatcggccttcgtggtctttgagcatcccaacttttgagaaagcaaacgcctcttcgatttctgagatcccaacttttgagaaagcaaacgcctcttcgatttctgagatcgaccctcgtggtctctgagcagcccagcttttgagaaagcaaacgcctcttcgatttctgagcaagcgcctcttcgatttctgagcaagcgcctcttcgatttctgaagcttcgtcgagtgcagatttttataggggctgacattaagttccaaagcacacttgaatatccaccagtagaagctccattcttgcacttctaagatcttgatttgtccaacctcttctctcttcaacacctttgaaaatgtctggcccctccgaccgtcgttttgacttgaaccttgttgaagaggcaaccccgccttctccagacaacatatggcgcccatccttcgtctcccctactggtcctcttaccgttggggattccgtgatgaagaatgatatgaccactgcggtagtggccaggaaccttctcactcccaaagataacagattactttctaaacggtctgatgagttggctgttaaggattctctggctctcagtgttcagtgtgcaggttctgtgtctaatatggcccaacgcctatttgctcgaacccaccaagttgaatcattggcgactgaagtgatgagtctcaaacaggaaattagagggctcaagcatgagaataaacagttgcaccggctcgcacatgactatgctacaaacatgaagaggaagcttgaccagatgaaggaatctgatggtcaggttttacttgatcatcagagatttgtgggtttgttccaaaggcatttattgcctttgtcttctggggctataccgcgtaatgaagctccaaatgatcaacctctgatgcctcctccttctagggttttgttcagtactgaggctccgaatgatcccccttcgctgccttctctttctggggctctaccgactgctgagacttctcctaagcaacctttgtgaaggctccctcttgtttgtttattttgactcaagtatatgtacatatttgtaacttatcggggatatcaataaataagctttccttcatttcaacgtattgtgttaaatacaccaaagccttcttcgctaagttctttgaattttcttttgttgaagcttgtatgttgaagctttgtgagtggagcatgtaggttgaggtagtgttcccttaatttcccgagtgaggaaaacttctcggttggagacttggaaaatctaagtcactgagtgggatcggctatatgaatcttagaacgccattgtgttctgtcctgtgtcatgtcctccgttagatccaagtactctaagtcttttcttagggtctcttccaaagttttcctaggtcttcctctaccccttcggccctgaacctctgtcctatagtcgcatcttctaatcggagcgtcagtaggccttctttgcacatgtccaaaccaccgtaaccgattttctctcatctttccttcaatttcggctactcctactttaccccggatatcctcattcctaatcttatcctttctcgtgtgcccacacatccaacgaagcatcctcatctccgctacacccattttgtgtacgtgttgatgcttcaccgcctaacattctgtgccatacagcatcgccggccttattgccgtcctataaaattttcccttgagcttcaatggcatacggcggtcacacaacacgccggatgcactcttccacttcatccatccagcttgtattctatggttgagatctccatctaattctccgttcttttgcaagatagatcctaggtaacgaatcTCCATCTAAtcttttcaaaacaaaaaaaaaaataggtagGTACTTTGATAGtcgaaaaataaaacaaaaaaaaaatactagacACATCATTTTTCGCTTTttgtttaaaagaaaacaaaaacatgatTTTTGTTAACCATGGGGTACATTAAtctctgataaaaaaaaaaaaactagggtaCATTAATCTGAAAACGGTTTAGGGTTCTTATCTAACTACATGTGTAAATAAAATGTGCGTGCACTCGTtggactttaatttttttaccataCAAGAAAAGGAGATAATTGTCACATTTATCTCCCTACAAGCATGATCAAACATGAGTGTGTACAGTGTGTATGAGGTGCAAAATGATTTTAATATCTCCCTACAAGAAAAACTTGCATGTGTGAGGTGCATGTACCCCTTATTCCTATGTATATTCACACAAAAATTAGGTCGCGTACACTCGTCacccaaaatattaaaaattatcaTATGAAAATTCCAAAATAAAATAGCTAACTGGGTAATTTGGCTCTATATATTATTCCACCCACACAAGAGTCTTCACTCAGCCACAGCCTTtggaccccccccccccccccaaccccccAAAACctctcaaaaattaaaatttcacttgctgctttctctctctacaaaaagaaaacagcaaCCATGTTCTCTCTACTTTCACTCAAGAATAAACTACATCAAGTTCTATGACTGTTATCATCCCTTATAAACCCAAAGAACAGAggactctcttcttcttcctctgtctCTCCCTCAGACTTCGAGTCACAGGTACTTTTCTTCCTACTTTCACTCACTAAGTTGCTTGAATTCCCCCAACTGTTTCTTCACAGGTGTCTGAGCATCTGaattatcattatttttttacctTCTCATAGCATTTTATATCTGTCTGCCACCCTAAATATTGATTATTTCAAATGTAGCTGTATTTTGGTGTTGAACAAATTTTTGTTCTGTAGAAGTCAGAATCTGTGCAGATGTTGGAGAAGTTGGACGAGTTCGATATGGAGAAAAGCATAGAGGACTTTGAAGCAATGACGAAGGATGCTGAGAGGGTTCAGAGAAAAACCCTGAAGAAGATTTTGGAAGAAAACGGATCCGCGGAGTACTTGCAGGGTTTAGGACTGAATGGAAGAACTGATCCAGAGAGTTTCAAGGCTTGTGTGCCGCTTGTTACTCACAAGGATTTGGACCCCTATATTCAGAGAATTGCAGAGGGTGATTCATCTCCCATCCTCACTGGGAAACCAGTCCGATCCTTCTCAGTGAGGTACTTTCAAGTTCCGAAATCCAtcagttttctttttttgttgcttCATCCGTTGgactggattttttttttttttgtttttttttattgtgttggAGAAGTTTTCGGTTTCTGAGATGTTGTACAACATATGCAGCTCTGGTACTACTCAGGGAAGGCCAAAGTTCCTGCCTTTCACCGACGAATTGATGGAAACTACCATGCAAATATTTCAAACTTCTTTCGCGTTTAGAAACAGGTATCGATGCTCCTTTTTTTGGCTTGTTGTGGGTGTCCAGAGGATTTGGGACTAGGTTTAGTCCGATGATTTGTGTAGTTCTTCTCGCCTAATCCTATATTATCCTCGATACTGTTGTTAGGAAAAACAGGTTAGTACTTTCTCATCTTTCAATTTTATTCCTTCAATTCTTCTGATGATCGAAAACTATGCCTATTGTTCAGGGAGTACCCCATTGCGAATGGAAGGGCTCTGCAGATCATCTATAGCAGCAAGCAGTTCAAGACGCAAGGTGGTTTGCCAGTCGGAACTGCCACCACCAACGTTTACCGCAATCATAAGTTCAAAACCACGATGAAAACAATGCAATCTCAATGCTGCAGCCCTGACGAAGTAATATTCGGCCCTGATTTCCAACAATCTTTGTATTGCCATCTCTTGTGTGGCATAATATTCAGGGACGAAGTTCAGATGATATCTTCAGCATTTGCTCACAGCATTGTCCTTGCATTCAGAACCTTTGAGCTGGTGTGGGAAGAACTATGTGCTGACATTCGAGACGGGGTCCTCAGTGACCGAATCACAGAGCCATCAATCCGATCAGCTGTTTCAAAACTGCTCAGCCCGAACCCTAAATTGGCTGATTTGATTCATGGGAAATGTTCCGGATTGAGTAATTGGTATGGATTAATACCAGCACTTTTTCCCAATGTCAAGTACATCTATGGGATCATGACAGGGTCCATGGAGCCTTATTTGAAGAAATTGAGGCACTATGCAGGGGAGTTGCCATTGTTGAGTGCAGACTATGGTTCTTCTGAAGGATGGGTTGGGGCAAATGTCAACCCAAAATTGCCCCCTGAGTTGGCTACTTTTGCTGTGATCCCAAATGTTGGGTACTATGAGTTCATCCCTCTGAGGAACAGCAGCGGTGAGCAGCCAGTGGGACTCACTGAAGTCACAGTTGGTGAAGAGTATGAGGTGGTCCTCACTAGTGTTGCAGGTGATTCTGTAACCCCACTGAATTTTTTTTCGTCAACGTAGACTGATAGATAATCCAACTTTTATACACCATGCCTTCTTTTTCCATCACAGAAATCTTGTTATTTATGCATGAATTCAGCCAAAAGATCCGTAGTTGTGTTTAAAAATCTAATCAAATTTATATGCAGGTTTGTACCGTTACAGACTAGGGGATATTGTGAAAGTTGTGGGGTTCTACAACTCAACCCCAGAGCTCAAATTCGTGTGCCGGAGCAATCTTCTGCCTTCAATCAACATTGACAAGAACACTGAAAAA
Proteins encoded in this region:
- the LOC126627789 gene encoding jasmonoyl--L-amino acid synthetase JAR6-like, which codes for MLEKLDEFDMEKSIEDFEAMTKDAERVQRKTLKKILEENGSAEYLQGLGLNGRTDPESFKACVPLVTHKDLDPYIQRIAEGDSSPILTGKPVRSFSVSSGTTQGRPKFLPFTDELMETTMQIFQTSFAFRNREYPIANGRALQIIYSSKQFKTQGGLPVGTATTNVYRNHKFKTTMKTMQSQCCSPDEVIFGPDFQQSLYCHLLCGIIFRDEVQMISSAFAHSIVLAFRTFELVWEELCADIRDGVLSDRITEPSIRSAVSKLLSPNPKLADLIHGKCSGLSNWYGLIPALFPNVKYIYGIMTGSMEPYLKKLRHYAGELPLLSADYGSSEGWVGANVNPKLPPELATFAVIPNVGYYEFIPLRNSSGEQPVGLTEVTVGEEYEVVLTSVAGLYRYRLGDIVKVVGFYNSTPELKFVCRSNLLPSINIDKNTEKDLQLSVEEAAKLLAAEKLEVVDFSSHVDLSTDPGHYVIFWELNGEPTHEVLSECCNCLDKAFVDAGYMSSRKVNTIGPLELRILQKGTFQKILIHYLAQGAAASQFKTPRCVGLNNKKVLQILCGNVVRSFFSTAYD